A single window of Shewanella sp. Choline-02u-19 DNA harbors:
- a CDS encoding Bax inhibitor-1 family protein, with translation MEVNVFSRTETNDKIISASVYNLVIGLTLIWGFAINWLMVLNIPVESISSINPIVFFVGYFASCFLGIYLFSKSDSPIVSFIGYNFVVVPFGLIINLVVSQYDPDIVLEAIRVTGMVTFVMMLLGSMYPAFFNKIAGGLTIALLCVIVVELIEIFIFNTHHGILDWIVAIIFCGYIGYDWARANAIPKTYDNAVDSAAALYMDIINLFLRILRILGRK, from the coding sequence ATGGAAGTAAATGTATTTAGCCGGACAGAAACCAATGACAAGATAATAAGTGCTTCTGTTTACAATTTGGTTATCGGCTTAACGCTAATCTGGGGCTTTGCCATAAACTGGTTAATGGTTCTAAATATTCCCGTTGAATCAATTAGCAGTATCAATCCCATTGTCTTCTTTGTAGGATATTTTGCTTCATGTTTTCTGGGTATTTATCTTTTTAGTAAATCTGACAGTCCGATCGTGAGTTTCATTGGCTATAACTTTGTCGTTGTTCCTTTCGGACTCATTATTAATCTAGTGGTCAGCCAGTATGATCCAGATATTGTACTAGAAGCGATTAGGGTTACTGGCATGGTCACTTTTGTGATGATGCTTTTAGGTTCAATGTATCCTGCGTTTTTTAATAAGATAGCGGGTGGCCTTACAATAGCCTTGCTGTGTGTGATCGTCGTTGAGCTCATTGAAATATTCATATTCAATACGCATCACGGGATTTTAGATTGGATCGTTGCGATTATTTTTTGTGGTTATATTGGTTATGACTGGGCAAGAGCCAATGCGATTCCTAAAACATATGACAATGCGGTGGATAGTGCTGCAGCCTTGTATATGGATATTATTAATCTATTTTTACGCATCCTTAGAATACTTGGTAGAAAATAG
- a CDS encoding GNAT family N-acetyltransferase — protein MQIRVGQLESEQVLVLLQQHHQDMLSHSPAESVHALDISGLEADNVTFFGLWQGELLAGIGALKELDMQHGEIKSMRTSADFLRQGVAHKILAHIITEARLRGYQRLSLETGSMAAFEPAKRLYQQFGFEQCKPFSDYQEDPYSDFMSKSMMKPLEL, from the coding sequence ATGCAGATCCGAGTTGGCCAGTTAGAGAGCGAACAAGTGCTGGTGCTGTTACAACAGCATCATCAAGATATGTTGTCGCACTCTCCTGCGGAGAGTGTGCATGCGCTGGATATTAGCGGCCTAGAAGCTGATAACGTCACTTTTTTTGGACTGTGGCAGGGTGAGTTGCTAGCTGGTATTGGGGCACTAAAAGAGCTTGATATGCAACATGGCGAGATCAAATCGATGCGCACCTCAGCTGACTTCTTAAGACAAGGCGTGGCGCATAAAATTTTGGCACATATTATTACCGAGGCTAGGCTACGTGGTTATCAACGCTTAAGCCTTGAAACCGGCTCAATGGCCGCCTTTGAGCCTGCTAAAAGGTTATATCAACAGTTTGGCTTTGAGCAATGTAAGCCGTTTAGTGATTACCAAGAGGATCCTTATAGCGACTTCATGTCTAAATCAATGATGAAGCCACTTGAACTATAA
- a CDS encoding MarR family winged helix-turn-helix transcriptional regulator: protein MEKYEQLLISLRQVIRAIDIHSRQLNKQSGLTGPQLMVMQNIEQLEAPLAKEIAKEVSLSPATVTTIVDRLESRELVIRTRSETDKRKVHLSLSESGKTLLSRSPKPLQEHFITRYQNLEQWEQSQLLSSVERIASMMNADELDAAPVLLVGQIQADEVPKS from the coding sequence ATGGAAAAATATGAACAGTTATTGATTTCACTGCGCCAAGTGATCCGTGCGATTGATATACATTCACGCCAATTAAATAAGCAGTCAGGTCTTACCGGGCCGCAGTTAATGGTGATGCAAAATATTGAACAACTTGAGGCTCCACTAGCAAAAGAGATAGCAAAAGAAGTGTCTCTAAGCCCTGCCACGGTAACCACCATAGTCGATAGATTAGAAAGCCGTGAGTTGGTCATTAGAACCCGTAGTGAAACCGATAAGCGTAAAGTTCACTTATCATTAAGTGAGTCCGGAAAAACACTATTAAGTCGCTCGCCAAAGCCACTGCAAGAACACTTTATTACTCGCTATCAAAACCTTGAACAGTGGGAACAAAGCCAACTGCTATCGTCAGTAGAACGTATTGCCTCGATGATGAATGCTGATGAACTTGATGCTGCGCCGGTACTATTGGTAGGGCAAATTCAAGCGGATGAAGTGCCAAAGAGTTAA
- a CDS encoding TorF family putative porin, which produces MKTTIKNLALVGLLALPTTAFAGVSSTINATSDYTFNGVSQTDNGPALQASLDYAADAGWYVGTWASNVDYGSGDDTWLELDFYGGMFYQLSESVSLDAGIAYYTYHGDSFSDEYQYPEVYTKFGYGSSLGQSELNFWYTWDYFGVDVGSYVMMAAHTFTVAEGHDIRVSFDRTTSTDENKWAWDGDEAYNHYRAEYMTSWKGFDFNLAVEDTSMNIDTADTRAVLSVARTFAF; this is translated from the coding sequence AGGGCTATTAGCCTTGCCAACAACCGCATTTGCAGGCGTTAGTTCAACAATTAATGCAACATCTGATTACACCTTTAACGGTGTAAGCCAAACAGATAATGGCCCTGCTTTACAAGCAAGTCTTGATTACGCTGCTGATGCGGGTTGGTATGTAGGAACTTGGGCATCAAACGTTGATTACGGCTCAGGCGATGACACATGGTTAGAGCTAGATTTTTACGGCGGCATGTTCTATCAGCTAAGTGAAAGCGTGTCTCTTGATGCTGGTATTGCTTACTATACTTACCATGGCGACTCTTTCTCAGACGAGTACCAGTATCCAGAGGTTTATACTAAGTTCGGTTACGGCTCTTCATTGGGTCAGTCAGAATTAAACTTCTGGTATACATGGGATTACTTTGGTGTTGATGTCGGTAGCTATGTAATGATGGCTGCGCACACATTTACTGTAGCGGAAGGTCATGACATTCGTGTTAGCTTCGATCGCACGACTTCTACGGATGAAAACAAGTGGGCATGGGATGGTGATGAGGCTTATAACCACTACCGTGCTGAATACATGACGAGCTGGAAAGGTTTCGACTTTAACCTAGCCGTAGAAGACACCAGCATGAACATCGATACCGCCGATACACGTGCTGTGCTATCTGTCGCAAGAACGTTCGCATTTTAG